TGAAACACTATATCTCATAAACCTTGTTTCCAAAATCAGCCTGATCTAACGGTTAACGaatctgcaatttttttttccctctctcTCAACCCTAAAATGACCCTCTCCTCTTAGGATAAGTGAGACACAAATGGGCTAACATATTTGGTCTTTTCTCCACAAAGAAAGGGCGCTTAAACCCAACAAATCTCCCCATCACAACTATGTGGAGCAAATCGCCAACCCGGCGATATCACAACAAGCTTCAAACTTCCTTCTTGGTAATGCTTTAGTCATCACACGAGAATCATTATCGTTAGTATGAAATTTAACTAACTCCAACTACTCAGCATCAAAAACATCACGTATCCAATGATAGTTCACATCAATGTGTTTGTACCTACTATGTCCAAACACATTGATGTGAACTACCATTGGATATGTTGTTTTCGATGTTGAGTAGTTGGTGCTAGTTGAAGTTCATACTGATGATACTGGTTCTGATACGATGACTAAAGCATTACCAAGAGGGAAGTTTGAAGCTTGGCGATTTCCTCCACATAGTTGTGAGGGGGAGATTTGTTGGGTTTGAGCTTCCTTCCTATGTGGAGAAAGACCCAATTATATTAGCCCATTTGTGTCTCACTTATCCTAAGTGGAGAGGGTCATTTTAGGGTTGAGATagaaaaagcaaaaaacaaaTTAGCTTCAAAGAGAGAAGAGTGAAACCCATTCCCGTTTTTCTCATACCAACTCCAGAAAAATTGCGGATTCGTTAACCGTTGGTTCGGACTGATTTTTGGACACAAGGTTCGTGAGACATAGTGTTTCACTTTCACCGTTCAGATCTTCGGAACAAGATCTGAGCAAGGAAAATCCTGTTTGCACAGTACTAGGTGTTTTGGGATATTTTCATTCTCTTAATTGTAAGCTTTTGTTTGGTTGATCGTTAGCACTAGTTTGTGTATCACATTGAGACTCTCTTGTAACCTTATTTGATTGTAGTGAAGTTATTTCCTTGCTCTGGACGACCCGTAGTTTTTTACTCTCACGTCGAGAGTTTTCCacgttaaattttttttgtgttctcGTGTGCGTTTGCTTTGTTGGTTGCCATTTATTTGTTGATTGGTCCTCATAGGCTCTTACAAGtttgagaaattttatttttgctgtGTATTGGTCTGTTATTGTGATGATGTGTTAATTCTCCATCAGAgcgatggttcgacgaaggtTTTGATTGGCTCCTTGtattgtatcgaaagtcttcctgagtGTCCCGTTGAATGCGGCCAACGGTGGTGCAAGTGTatgaattgaaaaagaaaaaaaaaaacttatgcttgagggggagcataaTGAATTGAATGACTTACACTTGAGCGAGAAATTATTGTGGCAAGTGTtaggtgagttaagtctcacattgcttggAAAAATGAAGTTTGATTACTTTATAAATAAGAGGATCCATGAAGTTAATGCCTTAAAATTTTGGGTGAaggtgtggtgtccaactcacttgtgtgTTGCTTTTAAatccaatgtggatgatccccgaCTGCCCCCTCATAACCCAACAAGTCTTTAATGGTAAAGTTAACAAATGTTGGATGATTTTGATAATTATAACTGAACACCAAAGGAAGATTTAATGTAGGATGATAGAATTGCAAAGGGAGAAAGAGTTGGAAATTGATCCCTATCCAGTTGGCTCCATCCATACTTATATTTTGGCTACTCTTAATATGAGAATTGAGAATGTCTGGTTGTTAATCTCTAACACAATTGCTATTGTTTAAGTGTGAATCTAAATGTGATTGCAATTTGTGGACTATTAAACAGTTATTACCCAGCCTTGCCATTTTTAGTTGGCACTTGTCTTGATTGTTGTTTTGACCCACTTGTCTGCATTTTTAGCCTGCATCACTTGTGGCGGCATGGAAAATTTCACATCATTTTATAATATCTTCGATTGTTTTGGTGATAGTTACAAAAGTCTGTTTTTGGTGTTGGAATTGGAAGTTAACTTTTTCTTACAGATTAAGTCAAGCTCTTTAAATCCctcaatttaatttttgatgtgttatttaaatttttatgttgaCATGTTTGTGTCGTTTTTGCTAGTGGAAAGGACAGAGAGTTTCCTATTGAACCTGAATTAACTCTGGAGTTGATGATGGCTGCCAATTACCTACATACTTGAGCAGATTGACTTCCCAGAGGTTGAAAGTTCTATTCGTTATTGTTGTAggtttttgttattatttcttTGATTCTGACAGTCTGTAATGTTTAACTTGCACAGAAGAAAATGTTTGCTTTGTTGGGCTATGGAAAAGTATAAGCTGCTGCTGTGTTGACCGTGTAAACTGTATACTTGCAGCAACTATAATATACATATAATCTGTGTAATCAAATGATAGTTAAATTCAACTAGAATATACATATAATCTGTTTGGCTAGTTGGTTCTGTCAGTTGGTCATACTTTGCCTAATTCAAAGTGAGAATTGCGTATGTAGCTAATAATTTGTCAAATCTTTTTAGTGATATATGTCtatcaaaattaaactataaatatatcttttcaAATAACTCAGCTGAATATTAACACTAAATTTTCAGCCATTTCAAATCTCGTAATCGTCATCACAGATGACATTATCCGATCCCTTCAAATTCTCAAAAGAACTTTATTGTTTGTTACAACAAAATCTTTACACGCAAGTCTAGTTGATGTTAATTATTATGTTAGTTCTGTTTTCATAACTTCTTCAACCAGGTCTTTTTGAAGGATTTGGCTCTGGAAGGAGCTAGAAAATATTTGCAAAGTCTGTTGTTACCATCTATTTTACTATCAAAACATTAAATTAACGGTTATAAAATGGTCAATAGTGTCATTGTActaggttgtcagaaccggaccggtcatcgaaccggcgagctcaccggttcaaggttcaattggtcggaccgggttcaatcggggtcgaaccgtttttaattaaatatatattttaattaatatataaataaatatatatatgaataattgctcaatgtttcataatttcacacattaaaaagataaaatatcacaagacaaaataaaataaaatttataattcaaaccaaatgaaaaatagatgaaaaacaaaagtcTTTCCTATTCCTATGatgtcgttgttttgtttcagattttttttaaaaaaaataaaaattaaaatgacgtcgttttgccctattttattttatttttttaaaaaaactgcaaaaccgcttgaaccgtccggccggttcgccggttcaacccggtccgaccccggttcacgcgtttttttgccggtcaGTTTtctatccgttttttgctcaaaatcgaactgttttcatgaccggttcacggtccgaccggccggttcggtccggttttgataacctataaaacatttctaaaaaaCTTCAGAAAATATAGTGGTTAATTGGGCAAGATGTGTTTGTTTAGAAGGCAACTCTATATAACTAATAAACTATTATATTGGTGTAGCCACCTATGATTATAAGAGGAGTCTAATTTTTTAACTTGTGCTTAATATGTTCATTTAACAACATAGAAATGTGATCACgtaaatgagaaaaattatgtattattttgTGTGGTTAACCTAATTAAAAGACAATTGAATGACCAGGATGTTTACTGGACACTCCGGTGAAAAATGCACTAGAGAGGATCTAGTCTCGGTTTTATCACATTTTCTACTTAGTTGTTTCTATGGTTTTATTACCAACAGTGATGAGCAACATGGTATCGTTGCAAGTCTCTTGCCGATTgattttagtttgttaatatCTTTTTACTTTCTGAAATACCTATGTAACATATTAATATTGAGGCTTTGGTTAACATGGAACAAGTCTTTCATGGTGCACAAATTGCCAaaattattataacgaatacgaattaaTATTGAATACCTATGTAATTGAATACTACTGGGTTTAGACCTTCTTTgttatccaaaaaaataaaataaaaaataaatactattgAAAACGGATATGGATTTGATACTGTTGGAAAAATCTccaattttacattaattaattttggtcACTAATTTCACATCAGATGGTTTAGTTTATACACACTAAAATGATCTCAACTATCTATTGAAATCGGATAGTTTACACTGTAAGTGCGTCAACGCAATTACAATATCAAATTTGTTTCGACCGAAAATATCTTCTCCGGctaattgtaaaagaaaaaaattataataaataaaggattaaattatttattttttgacaaagggattaaataattttaaaaaataaaaataaaaatagcctAATTTGGTCACATGCTACGAAAGTGTGGTTTCATGGCGTATACAATGCAAGTGATTTCACACCTTAAACCTTAACCTTCTCCAACTATTTTTGTCTTTCAGAAGTGAAATGGCAATTCGTTGTTTCATCAGAAAATGGGAAACATGTCGTATGACATCAATTTTCCTCAAACACTTCACATCAAATACAACTATAACCAGCAACCCAATCAGAGACAACATTTCATCTGCATTGTCTTTGAGATACGTGTATGGTGGTTTTAGAGAATACCACGACGGAAGACCAAGGGGTCCTCTTTGGAGAGGAAAGAAACTCATTGGCAAAGAAGCTTTGTATGTGATTAATGGGTTGAAAAGGTTtaaagatgatgaagaaaagcTTCCCAAGTTCATCAAAAGTCATGTCTTGCGGTTATTGAAGATGGATTTGATTGCTGTTCTTACCGAACTTGAGCGTCAACAGGAAGTTTCTCTTGCTCTCATGGTATTTTCTCACTCCCTTTCTTCAAATTTTTGGACTGTTTTAGTCTTATGTTGGTTGCCTGTAACCTGTTTGTTATAATGCTTCTGAGAAACTGTTTGGTAATTgttatgatgatgataatttGATGTTAGTTTTGTTTTAAGATAATGTGAAAGTGTAATCATAGTCAAGATTTTAAGTTGAGGTTAAGTTGTGAATCATGATCATTGATATTGCATAGAATTGTGGGCAAATGTAGTTTATAGTGATAATGATCGCGAATGTGGAGATATAAAAAGCATTGACATCGTCAGCCCAGATTGCTACTGCGAACCTTTTTTAAACCCTGATTgtagtttctattttttttgtttaatgaaAATATTAGAGTGAACTGTCAATTTAGCCTATCAAGTATCACTCTTTTTTCTATTTAGTCCTAAGATATATGAAAATTATACTTCTTAAACTATATGAAAGCGGTTAAGTTACTTCCTTAACTATATGAAATTAGTCAAATTATCTGCTAAACCATCTCTTTAATTCCTATTGTTAACTTGATGGATTTTGTGTAGTTTAAGGACTGTTTTTGAAGTTCGTATAATTTAGCGACTAAATGGGagaaagatttattttttagggACTAATTTGATGGTTTGCTTAAAATTCTATGTTAGATTATACCCTTTTGTCTGGAAATTATAGGTTGATATTAGGTTTTGACTTTTACTAGTGGTGATTATTATAACTATGCTTGCAATGCTGACCATACGAGTGACTTAATTGTATTTTCAGGTGTTTAAGGTGTTGCAAAAGCAGGACTGGTACAAGCCTGATATATTTCTGTATAAGGACTTAATTATTGCGTTGGCAAGGGCTAAAAGAATGGATGACGTGTTGCAAATGTGGGAAAGCAtgaagaaggaggatctgttccCTGATTCTCAGACTTATACTGAAGTCATAAGGGGCTTCTTAAGTAGTGGATCTCCTGCAGATGCGATGAACATATATGAGGACATGAAGACTTCTCCGGATCCACCAGAAGAGTTGCCGTTCAGAATTTTGTTGAAAGGGCTTCTGCCACATCCTCTTTTGAGAAATAAAGTGAAACAAGATTTCGAGGAGATCTTTCCTGATTCCAGTATTTATGATCCACCACAAGAGATATTTGGCGCACGCTGAGGTTTGAACCCATTCTATCTTTCCCTCCCTCTGTTGTCCCGTATTCAAAAGTATgcttttttataaacttttttgttttttcttcacattCATGGACACATTGGGTAAAAGGTACAATGTTGATGAACTTAATTTAGAATTTTGCAAGttctttaatatattaatttgatataCATGCAATATTGTCAAGTTGGTACGATTAGGCTGGTATGGAGAACATATGAAAAAAAGCCAATGacaaataataagttattggcTTAAGATGTGATACCTGTTTCTGGCATTATAACGTAGAATGATTATACTGTCATTAAGCTCAGCAGCCACTTGTCATCCTCTTATATGTTATGTGGGTGTCATATTGGAGTCAGGAGCATAACATTTTCCTACTTCTGTTTTTAGATATTGTTGTTTTCCTCTTATCAGATATGTTAGCAAATGCAACCTTTAATTTAAGGATGAAACAAAAGGCTTCAATTCAACAATTCCATGTATAAAAGAGTTGCCCAAAAATATTgcatacttttaaattttaatcttcCCCTGCCTAATAACTCACAAAGTCAATTGTCAAGAAAGTAATGCTTTTAAACATTTTTAATATCCTCTTTTGTATAGATAGTTGCTCCTTGGAGACATGATGCATTGTGGAAGAATCAGGAATGTGCAACAAATGTGGAACTAGTAGCTGTTTTTGTCTGCAGTCATTCAAGTTTTGAGCGCATTGCTGGTTTCTGTGCTTGCGCTTGTTGGTAGATCAAAGATTGACATTACTATTTATCATCAGAGTCCTCACTTAATGAAAAGTAATGCTTTGGTGTTGAAACTGATTGAACTTTATTCAGTGCAAAAGATCTTAATGCTCTTTTTCAGTTTCATCCATCTATCTTATCTGCAATGTACAAATTGTTATGGAAGGAAATCATCAGTATGTTTCGCCTGGTAGTATTTATGATGGATATTACATtgcacaatgaaggtgttgaatGATTGAGCTACTTGATATTTGTATCTACAGGGTCAATCCAAATTGATCTTGTTAGAGATCTTCTATAACAGACATGCTTATTTTTTGAATGTGAAGTAGTGTATCCATTTCAAATTCCATTCGGATCAAATTATTTGAAGCTGTCAATATATTTTTCCGTTACAAAAATGTATTGTTGAGATAGATCAAGCTGCAGTCTCTTGTTTTCGTTTCCTCACCCTTCATAATTAATATTTGACCGTTCGAGTTTTTTTGAGGTAACTTGAGAGTCACACACAGAGACCTAAATCACATTTCACATCTCATTTATTCAATAAACTTGAATGTtaccaataaatttaatttcaacACCTTCCTACATAATTTGGATCCggtcttttctttttaaatatttcatttatatgATCAATTCCTTGATTATTAACAATATAAATCAATACCATCATCCCTTTTGATTCATCATACATTAttttaacttatatatatacatgtttcCAATATATTAAGTTAACGAGTAAAAGCATAGAGGACAAGAATAACATAGATAAGCAACGCAGTAGGAACAAGAATAAGCAAAGGACCAATAGCAGCCAAAGTATAATGACTCCCACAAGCCAAAGTTCCCAACTTAATCTGAACCAAATCAACCAAAGCCATAACCAAAAACCCgcatccaaaaaccgatccaaaagcCGAAATCAAAGTTCCCAACCTCAAAGCAACAGTATTAACTTCCACAGCAAATTCAGAATAACCCTGCACCAAGTAATTGGTAGCAGGGGCTCCATCGACGCCGCCTTTGCTGATGTTGATGACGTTTTTGATGGCCAAAGCGATgagagatgagaaaagaaaggAGCTAAAGGAGTAGACATGGTAGGATATGAGGCTTTCTGCAACTGAGGATCCGGCAACACAGGTGGTGTTGTTGCCGACTAGAGTGCTGTCGGTGTTGGTGGATGTGATGCCGAGGAAGAGTGCTAATGTGAAGAGTGAATTCACGTTGACGATTCCGTCTAAGGCCATAATGTGAATGTTGGTTGTTGTTAGTTTCCGGCGTGATACGTCAGACATTGCTGGTGATATGGCAGTGGTAGAAGCAAACGGAGGAAGAAACATAgcaatgtagttttttttaaaaaaaatccagcgTTTGTATATCATAGTTATTGCTTATGTccttcaaaaataattaaaagagcTATTGCTTGCAAGCAACATTTATTTATGAGTGTGCGTCGTGTATAAGCTTGGAACCCAGTTGCTTCcttcttaatatatttttgtttgcttaaaaaaaactaGAATTTTATATTTCCATTAGTTCAAAAATCTCACATATCCTCGGTAATAAGttaaaataagcacatatatCTCTCAGAAGAATTTCATGTTTTCACCTAAGAACTAGGGCAAGTTTAGTTCCATAGCCGATCCAAAGAACCGAAGTTTGTGAAATATTTTGTATAGTCATttgtgtgtcaaaaaaaatttcattatgacaatcatatcatatcatatcatcatattcatatcatatcatatcatatcatatcatatcatatcatatcatattataCTAAAAGATGGTGGACTTGCTAGTGCAAAATGGAAACCCTAATTAAACCCTAATTGAATTGGCCAATTGGTGATCAACAACTTTGCATAATGTCCAATCATGTTTTGCCAATTTCATCCACTTATATGTTGCCAATTTCTACCCAATTATATCTTGCCACTACTTGCTTCACAAAGTCAACTATCACATGCAACCTTCCTTCCTATTACTTGCTTTATGTGACATGTGTATAGAAGTGAAAAAACAAGTGGCATCATGCATGTATGCCAATGAACAAGTGTTTTCCATAGATGAATCCATCAACCCTATATAAACCAACTCCTCCTAAAACTTCAAACCCACCATTTTCACTTTATCTCCTTCAACCCACACACTCCCTCTTCTTTTTACATTGAATTCTAATTTTTCTCTCATCTTTATTCatcctctttctttctcttatctCTCTCACACCTCTCCATCTTTCCACCTCACTCACATTCTAATCTCACTCTCACTCTTACCCATACACATCACACACATCAATTTCTCCCCTCTTTCCTAGCCTACATAACACTAACAATATAATTATGGTTATTATTGACACTCATACATAGATTCTTCTATATCTATTTCTAAATACCTAAAACAAGCAACTAACATGATAATTTCAAAAGAAATGATTAGACTTTGCATCTACTATGTCAAGAATGAGTATATCAACTCTAAGGACTATGATTATTATTGACACTCATACCTAGATTCTTCTATATCTATAAATTCCTAAAACAAGCAACTAACATGAGAATTATTAGACTTTGCTTCAACTATGTAGAGAATTAAGAGTATATCAACATTAAGGACTATAATAGAAGTGTAACAACAAATACATCCCAAAAAAAGTAAGAATATTGATTAACTCATAGACCtccacataaaaattaaaacttacaCCTAAATCTTCTATGAACTTCAAGCAAAATGTGACTCATCAATTTCTCTAAGccatacatgtttttttttttttttttttttgaaggggAAAAAAAACCTTTATTAATCAAAAACTGAAACAGGAGTAATATTGCCTTTATCTTTTTGGATAAAGGGCAGAATACATGGTGGGATGTTATCAATCCATTCCTTGTTGGGTTCTGATTCGGCCCAAATTGCAATTTCATGAGCAGTCCGATTCTTCACCCTTGGTACCCATTCTATCGACGAATTAGGGTTGTTTTGAAGGAAGGTTTTGCAGCGCCGAGTGATACATCCCCAGCTCCTGCGAATCACACTCTTTTCTTTAACAGCGTTCACAACAATTGACTAAGCCATACATGTTTGGTTATAATGAAATTTGGATATATGTAATATTGGATgcagaaattgaaaattatactATATTTTGAGTTACAATATATGGAAAGCAAACATAGAGAATAGAACAGAGAAAAACAACCAcagattcattcattcatcaccatcactatttttttttgttcttctcaACACAAATTGATCagattaaaaacaataaaaattgtaaatctGGAGGTTTTTTACATTAAACAAATTCATTCACTTGATCTATAAATTGAGACCCAATCAGAGCAAAAGAGAGATTTTGTTTTACACACAGAGAAgaaaaattacacaaaaaaaaactaatttaacaGTGCACCTTGCCTCTGCCTCCACCAACATCCTTAACCTGaaatccaaaaaagaaaaagaatcagAAGAGGGATAGATCTAAAaagcacaaaaaattaaaagagaaaggAAGATAATTACCTTTTATTAACACTGTTCATTGTTGTTTTTTGCACCTTTAACGTTGATTCGTGTTTAAATCACGAAAAATAAGGTTTCTAGGtaaattttgggatttttttggGTGGTTATGATTCCGGCGCGGTGGTTCGGCGGAGGGTGGCGGTGGTTCCGGCGGAGGGTGGCGGTGGTTTGCCGGAATCTGAGAATCACGGCGGCCAGTCGCCGGAAAATGAAGAACATGAAGAACTCCGGTTGGAGTTCATccttgagagagagagaagagagcaagagagaagagaagagagagaaaaaaaattccattttaTCATGAAGAGTTGGGTATACCAGTGGAGATCCAGTGCGCGCTCATGCACCGTAACATCACCATCATCGCCCCTGGTCTTCCATCAAACGACCCAAATCTTTCTCCCTTTGATCAAATCAGGAACGTCTGATTGATCAGATGGTCCTGATCAAATCCCCTGTGTTTTTATTTGTGGGAGCAGATGGGCCCTGTTGGATTGGACTTTCTGTTGTTACCTGCTACCGGCACCCTCTTATTCCAGTTTGCACCCCCTTTCcgttttaatttaattagttaaattaagtcatttaatttgtttattttgtttatatatttttattcaaaacccAAAATgccaaaaaaacataaaaaaaatacaaaaatatcaattttgttttcttttttttacatcaatttgtatcaaataattttattttcattatgcTCTATGATTTGAACCCTTTTGAAATATAAGATTTGAACCCTTTAAGTAGCGCACATAAATTATAACTCTCTCTATGATTAGTGCCTAAGAATTATGAATCTCTCTATCAATGCTTGAAGGTCGAAGTATCACGCAAAAATTCTAAACCTTCTTATAAGTGGCGCGTAAAATTTATAAACTTCTCTATCAATATTTTGATGTTGACCTAGCgcgaaaaaattaattttaaaaaaaactctcTATAAGTAGCACACATAAATTATATCCTCTCTATGAGTATCGCGTAAAAATATTATGAATCTCTCTATCAATATTTGGAGGTTAAAGTATACACAAAAATTATAACTCTCTCTATACGTACTTAGATGTTGATAATTTTTACTTAGAGATTTTAACTGTATAAGTGGCGCGCACAAATTATAAACCTCGCTATCGATATTTAGAGGTTGACTTGGCgcgcaaaaattaaaaaaactctATAAGTGGCACACACAAATTATATACCTCTCTATCGATATTTAGAGGTTGACTTGGCGcgcaaaaatttaaaaaactctACAAGTGGCGCGCAGAGATTATAAACCTCTTTATGAGTGGcgcgaaaaaaaaaattataaagttctTTATAAGTAGCACGTAAAAATTACGAATCTCTCTATCAATGCTCGGAGGTCTAAGTATCACGCAAAAATTATAAACCTTCTTATAAGTGGCGCGTAAACATTATAAACTTCTCTATCAATTTTTTGATGTTGACCTAGCGcggaaaaaaaaactctctaTAAGTAGCACACATAAATTATATCCTCTCTATGAGTAGCgtgtataaattataaatttctcTATCAATATTTGGAGGTTGAAGTATACACAAAAATTATAACCCTCTCTATACGTACTTAGAGGTTGATAATTGttacataaaaaattgtaaacCTCTTTATAAGTAGCGCGTAAATTTTGAATCTCTCTATTAATACTCGAAGGTCGAAGTAtcgtgaaaaaattataaacatttCTATAAGTAGAGGTTGAAGTATAAAcatttctattaaattttatacatgTCACGGGTCTTTGAAGGCTCAACTACAAAATTTGATGTGACTGAGCCATCCAACAATATGGTGGTTCACTTTTGTATTGTACTTATTATGATTTGGTATTTAAGTTTGTTTGCTCTTTTAGATGTAACCTTTCTATAAGTAGAGGTTGAAGTATAAAcatttctattaaattttatacatgTCACGAGTCTATCAAGGCTCAACTAGACAATTTGATGTGACTAGGGATGTAACAATTATGCAATGTACTTCTTGATCCTATTATCAATGATTATatgaatgattttaaatttcatcATCTTAACGTACTACTCATgaaaaaatttgaccaacttAGTTTATATTATTTGAAATGCACATCTAAACATTAGAAAATTAAATCAAGTGTGCTCTTAggcaaaaatgtaattttatacATATCATGGGTCTTGAAAGCTCCACTATAAAATTTGATGTGATTTTTCACTTGAAATTGTAAACGTCGAACAATATTATAACACATACACCAATATTATATCATATCGTTTCAGAATTAATGAAATTGTAAGCGAGGCCATCAAAGAGAAAGACTAGGAGGCACGGTGTTGCATTAATCGAAAAATGGTTAACGTTTTCGGATATGGGGCATATTGTAGCCACTATTTTAGGTAAAGTTGTCGTGAAATTGACGAAACAAGGAGCATCTGAGACATTTTTCTCATTGCGTGGCATCCCATCATCAATCCTTCTTCACTAATTATTTGTCTTGGAGCTATCCCCGGTCATTATATCTATGTCAAGTTGAAAGATGATTGTCCGATACCTCCGACGTGCATTCAGTGGAAGAGTCATTATTCTGCGGAAGCTATTGTTTGGGAGTCATTTTTTGTTGCTCGACAGGCTAAATTTGATAAACTTATGAAAGGAAAGATAGTCGACAACAAAAAGAATGTCCGGGTTGGTTCTAACTCGAATGATCCAATTGAACTTTGATTtgtttggtaatgatattaCAATTAAATTACCTAATTCCCATATGTTTATGAATAATTTCCTTTGCTAATAAtatccatgattgatatatataatgataCTCCCCCCGAATGATTTCCGTATGCTTATGACTAATTTCACTAGCACGTtgcatccatgattgatatacACATGATGCTCcgccgaacccgtgcaacgcacgggcagcCATCTAGtttctttaaaagaaaaagttctAGAACATCAAAAAATCGCAcattgtttggaaatcaactaaTAGTAATTTAAACACTCACATTCTCTAGTTCAATAACTCACTTTTTACTTAAAGACAAAATCTATGAGAGCCGACGCAAAATAAAAAACGAACAATACTTC
This portion of the Trifolium pratense cultivar HEN17-A07 linkage group LG3, ARS_RC_1.1, whole genome shotgun sequence genome encodes:
- the LOC123918616 gene encoding protein THYLAKOID ASSEMBLY 8-like, chloroplastic, producing the protein MAIRCFIRKWETCRMTSIFLKHFTSNTTITSNPIRDNISSALSLRYVYGGFREYHDGRPRGPLWRGKKLIGKEALYVINGLKRFKDDEEKLPKFIKSHVLRLLKMDLIAVLTELERQQEVSLALMVFKVLQKQDWYKPDIFLYKDLIIALARAKRMDDVLQMWESMKKEDLFPDSQTYTEVIRGFLSSGSPADAMNIYEDMKTSPDPPEELPFRILLKGLLPHPLLRNKVKQDFEEIFPDSSIYDPPQEIFGAR
- the LOC123914726 gene encoding uncharacterized protein LOC123914726 produces the protein MSDVSRRKLTTTNIHIMALDGIVNVNSLFTLALFLGITSTNTDSTLVGNNTTCVAGSSVAESLISYHVYSFSSFLFSSLIALAIKNVINISKGGVDGAPATNYLVQGYSEFAVEVNTVALRLGTLISAFGSVFGCGFLVMALVDLVQIKLGTLACGSHYTLAAIGPLLILVPTALLIYVILVLYAFTR